Proteins from a genomic interval of Bradyrhizobium sp. CCBAU 53340:
- a CDS encoding acyl CoA:acetate/3-ketoacid CoA transferase, translating to MSQHPALAYLPNSEKGKIVTATEAVMLIRDGDTVATGGFVGIGFAEEIALALEEVYLASEGDAPYTQGKPRNLTLVYAAGQGDGKHRGLNHFAHEGLVRRVIGGHWGLAPKLQQLAIANQIEAYNLPQGVITHLFRDIAAHRPAHVTRVGIGTFVDPRHGGGKLNARTTEDMVELITLRGEECLLYRTFPINVGIIRATTGDPDGNLTMEKEALTLEALAIAMAAHNSGGIVIAQVERVAESGSLNPRQVKIPGVLVDCVVVAKPEHHWQTFGTQYNPAYSSEIRVRATSLPEMPMSERKIIARRAAFELKANSVVNLGIGMPEGIASVANEERIIDLITLTAEPGVIGGIPASGIDFGAAINTQAVIDQPYQFDFYDGGGLDAAFLGLAQVDRTGNLNVSKFGPKLAGAGGFINISQNAKEVVFVGTFAAGKQRIAVNDGQLAIVEEAKSRKFVDHVEHVTFSGPFAAARGQRVLYVTERCVFALRPDGLELTEVAPGIDIERDILRLMDFKPLIPRDPSLMDARIFREGPMDLRERLLTIPLDQRFTLDEDQNLFFINLERYPLRSKAEIDEIGRIVAARLGPLGRKVYAIVNYDNFSILPELLDDYSAMVRSLVDRFYVGVSRYTTSGFLRIKLGEALERRGVAPHIFESAEEAQSDWRQVEGAPPISGEPPPARQAQK from the coding sequence GTGAGCCAGCATCCTGCCTTGGCTTACCTGCCCAATTCCGAGAAGGGCAAGATCGTCACGGCGACTGAAGCCGTGATGCTGATCCGCGACGGCGACACGGTCGCCACCGGCGGCTTCGTCGGCATCGGCTTTGCCGAGGAGATCGCGCTGGCGCTGGAGGAGGTCTATCTGGCGAGCGAGGGCGATGCGCCCTACACGCAAGGCAAGCCGCGCAACCTGACGCTGGTCTATGCCGCGGGCCAGGGCGACGGCAAACACCGCGGCCTCAATCATTTCGCGCATGAAGGCCTCGTCCGCCGCGTGATCGGCGGCCATTGGGGCCTTGCGCCGAAATTGCAACAGCTTGCGATCGCAAACCAGATCGAGGCCTACAACCTGCCGCAGGGCGTGATCACGCATCTGTTCCGCGACATCGCAGCACATCGGCCAGCCCACGTCACGCGCGTCGGCATCGGCACCTTCGTCGACCCCCGGCACGGCGGCGGCAAGCTCAATGCGCGCACCACCGAGGACATGGTGGAGCTGATCACGCTACGCGGCGAGGAATGCCTGCTGTATCGGACGTTCCCGATCAATGTCGGGATCATCCGCGCCACCACAGGCGATCCCGACGGCAATCTGACCATGGAGAAGGAGGCACTGACGCTGGAAGCGCTGGCGATCGCCATGGCCGCGCATAATTCCGGCGGCATCGTCATCGCCCAGGTCGAGCGGGTCGCCGAGAGCGGCAGCCTCAACCCGCGCCAGGTCAAGATCCCCGGCGTGCTGGTCGACTGCGTCGTCGTGGCCAAGCCCGAGCATCACTGGCAGACCTTTGGCACGCAGTACAACCCGGCCTATTCCAGCGAAATCCGGGTGCGCGCGACCTCGCTGCCTGAAATGCCGATGAGCGAGCGCAAGATCATCGCGCGCCGCGCGGCTTTCGAGCTGAAGGCCAACAGCGTCGTCAATCTCGGCATCGGCATGCCCGAAGGGATTGCCTCCGTCGCCAATGAAGAGCGCATCATCGACCTCATCACGCTGACGGCGGAGCCCGGCGTGATCGGCGGCATTCCCGCCAGCGGCATCGATTTCGGCGCGGCAATCAACACCCAGGCGGTGATCGACCAGCCCTATCAGTTCGACTTCTACGACGGCGGCGGGCTGGATGCCGCCTTTCTCGGGTTGGCGCAGGTCGATCGCACCGGCAATCTCAATGTCAGCAAGTTCGGGCCGAAGCTCGCCGGCGCCGGCGGCTTCATCAATATCAGCCAGAACGCCAAGGAGGTCGTGTTCGTCGGCACCTTTGCCGCCGGCAAGCAGCGGATCGCCGTCAACGACGGACAGCTCGCCATTGTCGAGGAGGCGAAATCCCGCAAATTCGTCGATCACGTCGAGCACGTCACCTTCAGCGGTCCCTTCGCCGCTGCGCGCGGACAGCGCGTGCTTTACGTGACCGAGCGCTGCGTCTTCGCGCTCCGGCCCGACGGGCTCGAGCTCACGGAGGTCGCGCCCGGCATCGACATCGAGCGCGATATCCTGCGCCTGATGGATTTCAAGCCGCTGATCCCGCGCGATCCGAGCCTGATGGATGCGCGCATCTTCCGCGAAGGTCCCATGGATCTGCGCGAACGGCTGCTGACCATCCCGCTCGACCAGCGCTTCACCCTCGACGAGGACCAGAACCTGTTCTTCATCAACCTCGAGCGCTATCCCTTGCGCAGCAAGGCCGAGATCGACGAGATCGGACGGATTGTCGCGGCCAGGCTCGGCCCGCTCGGCCGCAAGGTCTACGCCATCGTCAATTATGACAACTTCTCGATCCTGCCCGAGCTACTGGACGATTATTCGGCCATGGTGCGCAGCCTGGTCGACCGCTTCTATGTCGGCGTGTCGCGCTACACCACATCAGGCTTCCTGCGCATCAAGCTCGGCGAGGCGCTGGAGCGGCGCGGCGTCGCGCCACATATTTTCGAGAGTGCGGAGGAAGCGCAGTCGGATTGGCGGCAGGTCGAGGGCGCGCCTCCGATCTCCGGCGAGCCGCCTCCCGCGCGGCAAGCTCAAAAATAA
- a CDS encoding sigma-54-dependent Fis family transcriptional regulator yields MSTPSSVVSDPAYIRARAMETLFERLEHLCEGAIAIDRSGRVVYVNEKYVTAIGLSHESEALGRPIEEVIPNSLMRRVVETGEPIILDIMELGGQQLVVTRMPIEDEKGNVIGAIGFVLYDRLEGLKPLLARVTQLENDLRLARRQLSNARAARFTFNDYVGATAGIVQAKELAGRAARQNVTVLLTGETGTGKEMLAQAIHNASSRAEKPFVSVNVAAIPDTLIESEFFGTAPGAYTGADRKGREGKFRVADGGTLFLDEIGEMPLQLQAKLLRVLQEREIEPLGSDKISKVDVRVIAATNVDLHKRVSDGAFRPDLYYRLNVLSIDLPPLRDCLGDLPEISARLLEDISATGDYVSAKITSSALAALARYDWPGNVRELRNVLERALILSDSGRLTGDDFARILPVGTDSRPAPAARAAGIVVPYAEAEAEFEKQTLEQALAASNGQISEAAKMLRISRATFYKKLAKFGLTTGTAPV; encoded by the coding sequence ATGTCCACCCCGAGCTCTGTCGTCAGCGATCCCGCCTATATCCGCGCCCGCGCCATGGAGACGCTGTTCGAGCGGCTGGAGCATCTCTGCGAGGGTGCCATCGCGATCGATCGCAGCGGACGGGTGGTCTACGTCAACGAGAAATACGTCACCGCGATCGGCCTCTCGCATGAATCCGAGGCGCTCGGCCGCCCGATCGAGGAGGTCATCCCCAACAGCCTGATGCGCAGGGTCGTGGAGACGGGCGAACCGATCATCCTCGACATCATGGAGCTCGGCGGCCAACAGCTGGTCGTCACCCGCATGCCGATCGAGGACGAGAAGGGGAATGTCATCGGCGCGATCGGTTTCGTGCTTTACGATCGTCTCGAAGGCCTGAAGCCGCTGCTCGCTCGCGTGACCCAGCTCGAAAACGACCTCCGGCTGGCGCGGCGGCAATTGTCGAATGCCCGCGCGGCGCGCTTCACGTTCAACGACTATGTCGGCGCGACCGCGGGTATCGTACAGGCCAAGGAGCTCGCCGGCCGCGCCGCCCGGCAGAACGTCACGGTCCTGCTCACCGGCGAGACCGGGACCGGCAAGGAGATGCTGGCGCAAGCGATTCACAACGCCTCGTCCCGCGCCGAGAAGCCGTTCGTCAGCGTCAACGTCGCCGCGATCCCCGATACGCTGATCGAATCGGAATTCTTCGGCACCGCGCCCGGCGCCTATACCGGCGCGGATCGCAAGGGACGCGAGGGCAAATTCCGGGTCGCCGACGGCGGCACGCTGTTTCTCGACGAGATCGGCGAGATGCCGCTGCAATTGCAGGCCAAGCTGCTGCGCGTGCTGCAGGAGCGCGAGATCGAGCCGCTCGGCTCGGACAAGATCTCGAAGGTCGACGTGCGCGTGATCGCCGCCACCAATGTCGATCTGCATAAGCGCGTCAGCGACGGCGCGTTCCGGCCAGACCTCTATTACCGTCTCAACGTGCTCTCGATCGACCTGCCGCCGCTGCGCGACTGCCTCGGCGATCTCCCCGAGATCAGCGCCCGGCTGCTCGAAGACATCAGCGCCACCGGCGACTATGTCAGCGCCAAGATCACGTCGAGCGCGCTCGCGGCGCTCGCACGTTACGACTGGCCGGGCAATGTCCGCGAGCTTCGCAACGTCCTGGAGCGCGCGCTGATCCTGAGCGATTCCGGTCGGCTGACCGGCGACGATTTTGCCCGCATCCTCCCCGTCGGCACGGATTCGCGGCCGGCTCCGGCAGCGCGGGCCGCCGGCATCGTGGTGCCCTATGCCGAGGCCGAGGCGGAGTTCGAGAAGCAAACGCTGGAACAGGCGCTCGCCGCCAGCAACGGCCAGATCTCCGAGGCCGCCAAGATGCTGCGCATCTCGCGCGCGACCTTCTACAAGAAGCTCGCCAAGTTCGGCCTCACGACGGGGACGGCGCCGGTCTGA
- a CDS encoding ABC transporter ATP-binding protein has protein sequence MTLSLETRDLTIRFGGHVAVNNVSCTFRPGELTAIVGPNGAGKTTYFNLISGQLRASSGSILFDGTDITQHSAPLRTRAGLGRAFQLTNLFPNLSVEENVRLAVQAANGTHYDMLRPWMVRRDLIARADGILDQVALGNRRSVAATALSHGDQRKLEVALMMALEPKVFMFDEPTAGMSIDEVPVVLNLIAQLKQDKSKIILLVEHKMDVVRSLADRIIVLHNGQLVADGAPAEVIASPIVQEAYLGVAPKSAAGSAA, from the coding sequence ATGACGCTTTCCCTCGAAACCCGCGACCTCACCATCCGTTTCGGCGGCCATGTCGCGGTCAACAATGTCAGCTGTACGTTCCGCCCGGGCGAGCTCACCGCCATCGTCGGGCCGAACGGCGCCGGCAAGACCACCTATTTCAATCTGATCTCGGGTCAGCTGCGCGCTTCCAGCGGAAGCATCCTGTTCGACGGCACCGACATCACCCAGCACTCCGCGCCGCTGCGCACCCGCGCGGGGCTTGGGCGCGCATTCCAGCTCACCAACCTCTTTCCGAATCTCTCCGTCGAAGAGAACGTCCGCCTGGCCGTGCAGGCGGCGAACGGCACCCATTACGATATGCTGCGGCCCTGGATGGTCCGCCGCGATCTGATCGCGCGCGCCGATGGCATCCTCGACCAGGTCGCGCTCGGCAATCGCCGCAGCGTCGCCGCGACCGCGCTGTCGCATGGCGACCAGCGCAAGCTCGAGGTCGCGCTGATGATGGCGCTGGAGCCAAAGGTCTTCATGTTCGACGAGCCGACCGCCGGCATGAGCATCGACGAGGTGCCGGTCGTTTTGAACCTGATCGCGCAGCTCAAGCAGGACAAGAGCAAGATCATTCTGCTGGTCGAGCACAAGATGGACGTGGTGCGCTCGCTCGCCGACCGCATCATCGTGCTGCACAACGGCCAGCTCGTCGCCGACGGCGCACCTGCCGAGGTGATCGCCTCGCCGATCGTGCAGGAAGCCTATCTCGGCGTCGCCCCCAAGAGCGCTGCAGGGAGTGCAGCATGA
- a CDS encoding sensor histidine kinase, translating into MGKLIDEFRKGWQGVASPSLGLSIAFAVACLLVATLARWGLAHVRPDVYFTPYFPAVFFAAAFGGLRIGIVTALVGGVLGVVVNFGDAYADRARFALLTLYWGVSALTIWGVEHYRTMLAEQRRISRRLIEEEDYRKVLVDELQHRLKNKLSTVHAVVHQVLHDQPQVWARVDPRLRSLAATDDLISRIDKAGCDIRDLLISELGPYGHVRFTLNGDRLFLPPKLAVTLSLMFHELATNAGKYGAFSSPRGLLQVSWTVSDDRLTITWDETEGPTIGEISAPGFGTKLLNSALSAFDGKTDISYLKTGLHCIMQCRIPKSE; encoded by the coding sequence ATGGGGAAGCTGATCGACGAATTCCGCAAGGGCTGGCAGGGCGTGGCGTCGCCATCGCTCGGCCTGAGCATTGCGTTTGCGGTGGCCTGCCTGCTGGTCGCGACCCTGGCCCGCTGGGGTCTCGCGCATGTGCGTCCCGACGTCTACTTCACGCCGTACTTCCCGGCGGTGTTCTTTGCGGCCGCCTTCGGAGGGCTCCGGATCGGCATCGTGACGGCGCTGGTCGGCGGCGTGCTCGGCGTCGTCGTGAATTTCGGCGATGCCTATGCCGATCGCGCGCGCTTCGCCCTGCTGACGCTCTATTGGGGCGTCTCCGCGCTGACCATCTGGGGCGTCGAGCACTACCGCACGATGCTGGCGGAGCAGCGCCGGATCTCCAGGCGTCTGATCGAGGAGGAAGACTATCGCAAGGTGCTGGTCGACGAACTGCAGCACCGGCTGAAAAACAAGCTGTCGACCGTGCATGCCGTGGTGCATCAGGTATTGCACGACCAGCCGCAGGTCTGGGCCAGGGTCGATCCGCGACTACGCTCGCTGGCCGCGACCGACGATCTGATCTCACGGATCGACAAGGCGGGCTGCGACATCCGCGATCTCCTGATCTCCGAGCTCGGCCCCTACGGCCATGTCCGCTTCACCCTCAACGGCGACCGCCTGTTCCTGCCGCCGAAGCTCGCGGTCACGCTGTCACTGATGTTTCACGAGCTCGCCACCAATGCCGGCAAATACGGCGCGTTCTCCTCGCCGCGGGGATTGTTGCAGGTGTCGTGGACCGTCAGCGACGATCGCCTGACCATCACGTGGGACGAAACCGAGGGACCGACCATTGGCGAAATCTCCGCGCCCGGGTTCGGCACCAAGCTGCTGAACTCCGCACTGTCCGCCTTCGACGGCAAGACCGATATCTCCTATTTGAAGACCGGCCTGCATTGCATCATGCAATGTCGCATTCCCAAGAGCGAATAG
- a CDS encoding MFS transporter translates to MSEAISVHQLQAKQPSHVTVATASLIGTAIEWYDFFLYGTAAALIFNKLFFPTFDPMMGTLLAFATYALGFIARPLGGVVFGHYGDKIGRKTMLYLTLLIMGAATAAIGFLPTYETAGIGAAILLVTCRLVQGFGLGGEWGGAVLMAVEHAPEDKKGFYGSWPQLGAPLGLVLGTLVFSVVSAMLTDAQLLAWGWRIPFLFSIALVLVGLWIRFTIAESPEFQKVKDSKQEVKMPIVDAIRMYPKNILLAMGARFAENGFFYIYATFVLAYATQSLGMNKQDMLNGVLIAAAIETFTIPAFGALSDRIGRRPIYIFGAVFSALMSFPLFMLLATKNPHTAWIAIVLGLAIGHAAMYGPQASFLSELFGTKVRYSGVSLGYNLASIFAGALSPLIATGLMTAYAPATWPVSLYMIALAIITVVSVYFATETRKAG, encoded by the coding sequence ATGAGTGAAGCGATCTCAGTCCATCAGCTTCAGGCGAAACAGCCCTCGCACGTCACGGTCGCCACCGCGAGCCTGATCGGCACGGCCATCGAGTGGTACGATTTTTTCCTCTACGGCACCGCCGCGGCGCTGATCTTCAACAAGCTGTTCTTCCCGACCTTCGACCCCATGATGGGCACGCTGCTGGCGTTCGCGACCTACGCGCTCGGCTTCATCGCGCGTCCGCTCGGCGGCGTCGTGTTCGGGCATTACGGCGACAAGATCGGCCGCAAGACCATGCTGTATCTGACGCTGCTGATCATGGGCGCGGCGACGGCGGCGATCGGCTTCCTGCCGACCTATGAAACCGCCGGCATCGGGGCTGCGATCCTGCTCGTCACCTGCCGTCTGGTCCAGGGCTTCGGCCTCGGGGGCGAATGGGGCGGCGCGGTGCTGATGGCGGTCGAGCATGCGCCGGAAGACAAGAAAGGGTTCTATGGCAGTTGGCCGCAGCTCGGGGCGCCGCTCGGCCTCGTGCTCGGTACGCTGGTCTTCTCGGTGGTGTCGGCGATGCTGACGGACGCCCAGCTCCTTGCCTGGGGTTGGCGCATCCCGTTCCTGTTCTCGATCGCGCTGGTGCTGGTCGGCCTGTGGATCCGCTTCACCATCGCGGAATCTCCCGAGTTCCAGAAGGTCAAGGACTCCAAGCAGGAAGTGAAGATGCCGATCGTCGACGCGATCAGGATGTATCCCAAGAACATCCTGCTCGCGATGGGCGCGCGCTTTGCGGAGAACGGCTTCTTCTACATCTACGCCACCTTCGTGCTGGCCTATGCGACACAATCGCTCGGCATGAACAAGCAGGACATGCTGAACGGCGTGCTGATCGCCGCCGCGATCGAGACCTTCACCATCCCCGCCTTCGGCGCGCTGTCGGACCGGATCGGGCGGCGGCCGATCTACATTTTCGGCGCGGTATTTTCCGCGCTGATGTCGTTCCCGCTGTTCATGCTGCTGGCGACCAAGAACCCGCATACGGCCTGGATCGCCATCGTGCTGGGCCTCGCCATCGGGCATGCGGCGATGTACGGTCCGCAGGCGAGCTTCCTGTCGGAGCTGTTCGGCACCAAGGTGCGCTATAGCGGCGTCTCGCTCGGCTACAACCTCGCCTCGATCTTCGCCGGCGCGCTGTCGCCGTTGATCGCGACGGGCCTGATGACGGCCTATGCGCCCGCGACCTGGCCGGTCTCGCTCTACATGATCGCGCTCGCTATCATCACGGTGGTCTCGGTCTATTTCGCCACCGAGACGCGCAAGGCCGGTTAG
- a CDS encoding ABC transporter ATP-binding protein — MTDLLKLSGVHTHIGRYHILQGIDLAVPQGQVTMLLGRNGAGKTTTLRTIMGLWPASSGEITLAGERIESRATPDIARLGVGYVPESMAVFSDLTVRENLVLAARDAAMDDKQLEWIFGFFPALRRFWLSRAGSLSGGQKQMLSIARAIIEPRKLLLIDEPTKGLAPAIVMALIECLKEIKRKGATILLVEQNFFAARELGDSVLVMDNGTIVHRGEMAALAADVPLQERLLGLSLEAHQ, encoded by the coding sequence ATGACCGACCTTCTGAAACTCTCCGGCGTTCACACCCATATCGGCCGGTACCACATCCTCCAGGGCATCGATCTCGCCGTGCCGCAGGGGCAGGTCACGATGCTGCTCGGCCGCAACGGCGCCGGAAAGACCACGACGCTGCGCACCATCATGGGCCTGTGGCCGGCCTCCTCAGGCGAGATCACGCTCGCCGGCGAGCGCATCGAGAGCCGCGCCACGCCCGACATCGCCCGGCTCGGCGTCGGCTATGTGCCGGAAAGCATGGCGGTGTTCTCCGACCTCACGGTGAGAGAGAATCTCGTTCTCGCCGCCCGCGATGCGGCGATGGACGACAAGCAGCTGGAGTGGATCTTCGGCTTCTTCCCGGCGCTGCGCCGGTTCTGGCTGTCGCGCGCGGGAAGCCTCTCGGGCGGGCAGAAGCAGATGCTGTCGATCGCACGCGCGATCATCGAGCCGCGCAAGCTGCTCTTGATCGACGAACCGACCAAGGGCCTCGCGCCCGCCATCGTGATGGCGCTGATCGAGTGCCTGAAGGAGATCAAGCGCAAGGGCGCGACGATCCTGCTGGTCGAGCAGAATTTCTTTGCCGCCCGCGAGCTCGGCGACAGCGTACTCGTGATGGACAACGGCACCATCGTCCATCGCGGCGAGATGGCGGCGCTTGCCGCCGACGTGCCGTTGCAAGAGCGGCTGCTCGGCCTGAGCCTGGAGGCACATCAGTGA
- a CDS encoding substrate-binding domain-containing protein — protein sequence MFTPLCKSLLPRNFKSGGTIVRRSFVITTTILALAAGVSAHADDLKVALIYGKTGPLEAYAKQTETGLQMGFEYATKGTMTIDGRKIVIIPKDDQSKPDLAKTALAEAYQDDKADIAIGTTFSAAALAMLPVAEENKKILIVEPAVADQITGEKWNRYIFRTARNSSQDAISNAVAIGKQGVTVATLAQDYAFGRDGVAAFKEALAKTGATLAAEEYAPTSTTDFTAVGQRLFDALKDKPGRKVIWVIWAGAGNPLAKLQDMDPKRYGIELSTGGNILPALAAYKSLPGMEGATYYYYDIPKNPVNDWLVAEHQKRFNSPPDFFTAGGFAAAMSVVAAVTKAKSTDTEKLITAMEGMEFDTPKGKMVFRKEDHQALQSMYHFKVKVDPNVAWAILEPVRELKIEDMDVPIRNKR from the coding sequence ATGTTCACACCGTTGTGCAAATCGCTATTGCCGAGAAACTTTAAATCAGGAGGGACCATCGTGCGTCGATCATTTGTCATAACAACAACCATTCTCGCGCTCGCCGCGGGCGTGTCCGCGCACGCCGATGACCTCAAGGTCGCGCTGATCTACGGCAAGACCGGTCCGCTGGAGGCCTATGCCAAGCAGACCGAGACCGGCCTGCAGATGGGCTTTGAATACGCCACCAAGGGCACCATGACGATCGACGGTCGCAAGATCGTCATCATCCCCAAGGACGACCAGAGCAAGCCGGACCTTGCCAAGACGGCACTCGCCGAGGCCTATCAGGACGACAAGGCCGACATCGCCATCGGCACCACCTTCTCGGCCGCGGCGCTGGCGATGCTCCCCGTCGCCGAAGAGAACAAGAAGATCCTGATCGTCGAGCCCGCCGTCGCGGATCAGATTACCGGCGAGAAGTGGAATCGCTACATCTTCCGCACCGCGCGCAACTCATCGCAGGATGCGATCTCGAATGCGGTCGCGATCGGCAAGCAGGGCGTCACCGTCGCGACGCTGGCGCAAGACTATGCCTTCGGCCGCGACGGCGTCGCCGCCTTCAAGGAGGCGCTGGCCAAGACCGGCGCGACGCTCGCCGCGGAGGAATATGCTCCGACCTCGACCACCGACTTCACCGCGGTCGGCCAGCGCCTGTTTGATGCGCTGAAGGATAAGCCCGGCCGCAAGGTGATCTGGGTGATCTGGGCCGGCGCCGGCAATCCGCTGGCGAAACTCCAGGACATGGACCCGAAGCGTTACGGCATCGAGCTCTCCACCGGCGGCAACATCTTGCCGGCGCTCGCCGCCTATAAGAGCCTGCCCGGCATGGAAGGCGCGACCTATTACTACTACGACATCCCGAAGAACCCGGTGAACGACTGGCTGGTCGCCGAGCACCAGAAGCGCTTCAACTCGCCGCCGGACTTCTTCACCGCGGGCGGCTTTGCGGCTGCAATGTCCGTCGTCGCCGCCGTCACCAAGGCGAAGTCGACCGACACCGAGAAGCTGATCACGGCGATGGAAGGCATGGAGTTCGACACGCCGAAGGGCAAGATGGTGTTCCGCAAAGAAGACCATCAGGCACTGCAGAGCATGTATCACTTCAAGGTCAAGGTCGATCCGAACGTCGCCTGGGCCATTCTCGAGCCGGTGCGCGAGCTAAAGATCGAGGACATGGACGTTCCGATCCGCAACAAGCGGTGA
- a CDS encoding bifunctional diguanylate cyclase/phosphodiesterase, producing the protein MNDNTYNGASEAELGFLKEIVRMLPAGLTVQDAQGKLLLVNDVAASQLGMDGSRPSPDLAPRRAACQQALNSGQSVVSEEALHDGAARQVLLTTHRPVRLAGRELLISASSDITEQKNFEDQLFRSAYFDELTGLPSRRVIEHRANSLLARDHTAERFALAFLDVDNFKHINDYYGHAVGDALLIELSKRLGRDLRDSDMLSRISGDEFLLLLSPIQSQEEVAEFMQSTLERLTAPFFIDNSEVFASTSVGVSLYPDHGRSFETLRQNADIAMYRIKNNGKGCAAFFDAGMEREALARMKIEQSLRLAILEKRFCCAFQSKVDIRTQAVKGIEALVRLRDDEGVIQAPGSFIDLASELGLIDELTHLVLAEIVKSIDLINDTFGAEATISINVAAKQAGNPDFMRGFAQALRDTGFPQRFMIEVTEDAFVAKNHFQSEILPLFRKLGVGISIDDFGTGYSSLSALADITADEIKIDRSFITDIHKRPRSQGILRAIESLSEALGMTVIAEGLETYEELAYLQAATKIRYAQGYYFARPIFLEELRLATPASSESRASVSARPAQQNRQGYSRASGYRR; encoded by the coding sequence ATGAACGACAATACATATAACGGCGCGAGTGAAGCCGAACTCGGATTTCTCAAGGAAATCGTTAGAATGCTGCCTGCCGGCCTGACCGTGCAGGACGCGCAGGGCAAGCTTCTGCTGGTCAACGATGTCGCCGCGTCCCAGCTCGGCATGGACGGCAGCCGCCCCTCGCCCGATCTCGCGCCGCGCCGCGCGGCTTGCCAGCAGGCACTCAACTCCGGCCAGTCTGTTGTCTCCGAAGAAGCGCTCCACGACGGGGCCGCTCGCCAGGTGCTGCTGACCACCCATCGTCCGGTCCGCCTTGCCGGACGCGAGCTCCTGATCTCGGCCTCCTCCGACATCACCGAGCAGAAGAATTTCGAGGACCAGCTGTTCCGCTCGGCCTATTTCGATGAGCTGACCGGCCTGCCCTCGCGGCGCGTAATCGAGCACCGCGCCAACAGCCTGCTGGCGCGCGACCACACGGCAGAGCGCTTTGCGCTGGCCTTTCTCGACGTCGACAATTTCAAGCACATCAACGACTATTACGGCCATGCCGTCGGCGACGCGCTGCTGATCGAGCTGTCGAAGCGGCTCGGGCGCGACTTGCGCGATTCCGACATGCTATCGCGCATCTCCGGCGACGAATTTTTGCTGCTGCTCTCGCCGATCCAGAGCCAGGAGGAAGTCGCCGAGTTCATGCAGTCGACGCTGGAACGGCTGACCGCGCCGTTCTTCATCGACAATTCGGAGGTGTTCGCCTCGACCTCGGTCGGTGTCAGCCTTTATCCCGATCACGGCCGCAGCTTCGAAACGTTGCGCCAGAATGCCGATATCGCGATGTACCGCATCAAGAACAACGGCAAGGGATGCGCCGCCTTCTTCGATGCCGGCATGGAGCGCGAGGCCCTGGCGCGGATGAAGATCGAGCAGTCGTTGCGGCTCGCCATCCTCGAAAAGCGCTTCTGCTGCGCGTTCCAATCCAAGGTCGACATCCGCACCCAGGCGGTGAAGGGCATCGAAGCGCTGGTGCGCCTGCGCGACGACGAGGGCGTGATCCAGGCGCCCGGCTCGTTCATCGATCTCGCCAGCGAGCTCGGGCTGATCGACGAACTGACCCACCTCGTGCTGGCCGAGATCGTGAAATCGATCGACCTGATCAATGACACCTTCGGCGCGGAAGCGACCATCAGTATCAACGTCGCCGCCAAACAGGCCGGCAACCCCGATTTCATGCGCGGGTTCGCGCAGGCGCTTCGGGACACCGGCTTTCCCCAGCGCTTCATGATCGAGGTGACGGAAGACGCCTTCGTCGCCAAGAATCATTTCCAGAGCGAGATTCTGCCGTTGTTCCGCAAGCTCGGCGTCGGCATCTCGATCGACGATTTCGGCACCGGCTATTCCTCGCTGTCGGCGCTCGCCGACATCACCGCCGACGAGATCAAGATCGACCGCTCCTTCATCACCGACATCCATAAACGGCCGCGCAGCCAGGGCATTCTGCGCGCGATCGAGTCCTTAAGCGAAGCGCTCGGCATGACCGTGATCGCCGAGGGTCTCGAAACCTACGAAGAGCTCGCCTATCTCCAGGCCGCGACCAAGATCCGCTACGCGCAGGGCTATTATTTCGCGCGGCCCATCTTCCTGGAAGAGCTGAGGCTCGCCACGCCGGCCTCGAGTGAGTCCCGCGCCAGCGTGTCCGCCCGTCCGGCGCAGCAGAACCGCCAGGGCTATTCGCGGGCGAGCGGGTATCGGCGATAA